One genomic region from Prochlorococcus marinus CUG1433 encodes:
- a CDS encoding anthranilate synthase component I family protein, producing MKIKKIILEKWIDPALITHNLTKKFGDKGLAWLDSDGKENGEWSIIGIKPKKIIQSRDINNLNKTNNPFNNLRNIEKGFWIGWLSYEAGVFIEPKNPWRKSNMATLWIGSYDPIIKCNLIKKEIIIEGTNSSELMNYKNIINNIKNIEEKNIIKTNLNFDFSKINLEEMAEKFQKNILKLKKLISLGDIFQANLTTKCEIESSKSYSPLDIYLKIRKKLRAPFGGIIVNYDNNYKEAVLSTSPERFIKLDNKNFVESRPIKGTRSRDKDLNQDALNAIDLITNEKDRAENIMIVDLIRNDLSKVCETGSIIVPEILKLESFLKVHHLTSVIRGKLKKDKNWIDLLKACWPGGSITGAPKLRSCQRLFELEECERGPYCGSFLKLDWNGEFDSNILIRSFLIKDKKINIYAGCGIVIDSNPEEETNELKWKLLPLIDSLK from the coding sequence ATGAAAATAAAAAAAATAATTCTAGAAAAATGGATAGATCCAGCACTTATTACGCATAATCTCACAAAAAAATTCGGAGATAAAGGATTAGCTTGGCTAGACAGTGATGGCAAAGAAAATGGGGAATGGTCAATAATAGGAATTAAACCTAAAAAAATAATCCAATCAAGAGATATTAATAACTTAAACAAAACTAATAATCCATTTAACAATTTAAGAAATATTGAAAAAGGATTTTGGATCGGATGGTTAAGTTATGAAGCCGGAGTTTTCATAGAACCCAAAAACCCATGGCGAAAATCTAATATGGCAACTTTATGGATTGGATCATATGATCCAATTATTAAATGTAACCTGATAAAAAAAGAAATAATTATCGAAGGCACAAACTCATCTGAACTAATGAATTATAAGAACATAATCAACAATATTAAAAATATTGAAGAAAAAAATATTATTAAAACAAATTTGAATTTTGATTTTTCAAAGATTAATTTAGAGGAAATGGCTGAAAAATTTCAGAAAAATATTCTAAAATTGAAAAAATTAATTTCCTTAGGGGATATATTTCAAGCAAACCTAACAACTAAATGCGAAATTGAATCTTCCAAAAGCTATAGTCCTCTAGATATTTATTTAAAAATAAGAAAAAAATTAAGAGCTCCCTTTGGAGGAATAATTGTAAATTATGACAATAATTATAAAGAGGCGGTATTATCCACATCGCCAGAAAGATTTATAAAGTTAGATAATAAAAATTTTGTAGAATCAAGACCTATCAAAGGAACTAGATCCAGAGATAAGGATTTAAATCAAGATGCACTTAATGCTATTGATTTAATAACGAATGAGAAAGATAGAGCCGAAAATATTATGATTGTCGACCTTATAAGAAATGATTTAAGTAAAGTTTGCGAAACAGGAAGCATTATTGTCCCAGAAATATTAAAACTTGAAAGTTTTTTAAAAGTTCATCATCTAACTTCAGTAATCAGAGGCAAATTAAAAAAAGACAAAAACTGGATTGATTTACTAAAAGCTTGTTGGCCTGGGGGTTCTATAACTGGAGCACCTAAATTAAGATCATGCCAGAGACTTTTTGAATTAGAAGAATGTGAGCGCGGACCATACTGTGGCTCATTTTTGAAGCTTGACTGGAATGGAGAGTTTGACAGCAATATACTAATAAGATCATTTTTAATTAAAGATAAAAAAATCAATATATATGCAGGTTGCGGAATAGTTATTGACTCTAATCCTGAAGAGGAAACTAATGAACTAAAGTGGAAACTTTTACCATTAATTGATTCACTAAAATGA
- the queC gene encoding 7-cyano-7-deazaguanine synthase QueC, with protein sequence MTLKNKSIVVLLSGGLDSSTVTGIAKKSEAKIFGLSFDYGQRHKKELNSASIIAKHFDIEEFKIIKLDLSLWGGSSLTDTQKNIPIEGVQTNKIPNTYVPGRNTIFISVALSYAEAINADFIGLGVNALDYSGYPDCRPDYIQKFQELADLANKRGRENNPIKLWAPLLDLNKEEIIKLAFDNHVPLDKTWSCYSGNSKPCGKCDSCRIRNAAYEKWLNKNNKK encoded by the coding sequence ATGACTCTTAAAAATAAATCGATAGTAGTTTTATTATCTGGAGGTTTAGATTCTTCTACAGTTACTGGTATTGCCAAAAAATCCGAAGCTAAAATTTTTGGCCTTTCATTTGACTACGGTCAACGTCATAAAAAAGAATTAAATTCTGCATCAATAATTGCAAAACACTTTGATATCGAAGAATTTAAAATCATTAAGCTTGACTTATCTTTATGGGGAGGCTCATCATTAACTGATACACAAAAAAATATTCCAATAGAGGGAGTACAAACTAATAAAATTCCTAATACTTATGTTCCTGGGAGAAATACTATATTTATTTCCGTTGCACTAAGTTATGCCGAAGCAATAAATGCTGATTTTATAGGATTAGGAGTTAATGCACTAGATTATTCTGGTTATCCAGATTGCAGACCTGACTACATTCAAAAATTTCAAGAGTTAGCAGATTTAGCCAATAAAAGAGGAAGAGAAAATAATCCAATAAAACTTTGGGCACCACTATTAGATTTAAATAAAGAGGAAATTATTAAATTAGCTTTTGATAATCATGTCCCTTTAGATAAAACATGGAGTTGTTACTCGGGCAATTCAAAACCATGCGGTAAGTGTGATAGCTGCAGAATTAGAAATGCCGCTTATGAAAAATGGCTTAATAAAAATAATAAAAAATGA
- a CDS encoding 7-carboxy-7-deazaguanine synthase QueE — protein MTNFLPLVEQFHSLQGEGYHAGKSAFFVRLAGCKVGCSWCDTKNSWDEKKHPYISIEKIIDRIKIARKKGASFCVITGGEPLQHNLDNFCKAIKKMTMEEEQKPMKIHIETSGVNSISGSYDWITLSPKRHSPPKNYFLKNCNEIKIIINEIEDIEFAIQIKKETFKQYQLSKSENCLKKEDKIFYLQPAWNNANGFSLAIDFVKNNPDWKLSLQTHKYLKIN, from the coding sequence ATGACAAATTTTTTACCCTTAGTCGAACAATTTCATTCATTACAAGGTGAAGGTTATCACGCTGGAAAAAGTGCTTTTTTTGTAAGATTAGCCGGATGTAAAGTTGGATGTTCGTGGTGCGATACCAAAAATTCATGGGACGAGAAAAAACACCCTTATATATCAATTGAAAAAATAATAGATCGTATAAAAATTGCCAGAAAAAAAGGAGCATCTTTTTGCGTTATTACAGGTGGAGAACCTTTACAACATAACTTGGATAATTTTTGCAAAGCCATAAAAAAAATGACGATGGAAGAAGAACAAAAGCCAATGAAGATTCATATTGAGACAAGTGGAGTTAATTCGATATCAGGAAGCTATGACTGGATTACTTTATCTCCTAAAAGACACTCACCCCCAAAAAATTATTTTTTAAAAAACTGTAATGAAATCAAAATAATCATAAATGAAATAGAAGATATTGAATTTGCTATTCAAATAAAAAAAGAAACTTTTAAACAGTATCAACTCTCTAAAAGCGAAAATTGCTTAAAAAAAGAAGATAAAATTTTTTATTTACAGCCAGCATGGAACAATGCGAATGGGTTTTCTCTTGCTATCGATTTCGTAAAAAATAACCCCGATTGGAAATTGAGCCTTCAAACTCACAAATACTTAAAAATTAATTGA
- a CDS encoding CTP synthase: MSKFVFVTGGVVSSIGKGIVAASLGRLLKSRGYSVSILKLDPYLNVDPGTMSPFQHGEVFVTEDGAETDLDLGHYERFTDTAMTRLNSVTTGSIYQAVINKERRGNYNGGTVQVIPHITGEIRERIHRVAANSNADIIITEIGGTVGDIESLPFLEAIREFKNDVNRNDVAYIHVTLLPYIKTSGEIKTKPTQHSVKELRSIGIQPDLLVCRSDQSINEALKKKLSGFCGVNINSVIEALDADSIYSVPLSLKKEGLCKETLKYLDLEDKKCDLKNWEQLIHNLRNPGDPIKVALVGKYIELGDAYLSVVEALRHACIEQKALLDLHWVSAEMIEKNSAETYLNEVDAIVVPGGFGNRGVNGKISAIKFARENKIPFLGLCLGMQCAVIEWARNVANLPDASSSELDPNTPNPVIHLLPEQEDVVDLGGTMRLGVYPCRLTKNTTGKNLYDEDVIYERHRHRYEFNNYYKQSFINSGYKISGTSPDGRLVELIELENHPYFLACQYHPEFLSRPGKPHPLFKGLIKASQDKLTQSN; this comes from the coding sequence ATGTCAAAATTTGTTTTTGTCACAGGAGGAGTAGTTTCTAGCATTGGTAAAGGGATTGTAGCTGCAAGCTTAGGTAGATTATTAAAGTCTAGAGGATATAGTGTTTCAATACTAAAACTAGATCCATATCTAAATGTTGATCCAGGCACAATGAGCCCTTTTCAACATGGAGAAGTATTTGTAACCGAAGATGGGGCAGAAACCGATCTAGATTTAGGTCACTACGAAAGATTTACTGATACTGCAATGACTAGATTGAATAGTGTAACAACGGGATCTATTTATCAAGCAGTTATTAATAAAGAAAGAAGAGGTAATTATAACGGTGGAACTGTGCAAGTAATACCTCACATAACGGGAGAAATTAGAGAAAGGATTCATAGAGTAGCCGCTAACAGCAATGCAGATATTATTATTACTGAAATTGGTGGAACAGTTGGTGATATTGAATCTCTACCTTTTTTAGAGGCAATAAGAGAATTCAAAAATGATGTCAATAGGAACGATGTTGCATACATACATGTAACATTACTTCCTTACATCAAAACCTCTGGCGAAATAAAAACTAAACCAACACAACATTCAGTGAAAGAATTAAGATCAATTGGAATTCAGCCAGATTTACTTGTATGCCGAAGTGATCAATCTATCAATGAGGCTCTTAAAAAAAAGCTTAGTGGTTTTTGCGGTGTCAATATCAACTCTGTGATTGAAGCATTAGACGCAGACAGTATTTATTCTGTACCTCTTTCTTTAAAAAAAGAAGGTTTATGCAAAGAAACCCTGAAGTATTTAGACCTTGAAGATAAAAAATGTGATTTGAAAAATTGGGAGCAACTAATACACAACCTTAGAAATCCTGGAGATCCAATAAAAGTTGCCCTTGTAGGCAAATATATTGAACTTGGAGATGCATATTTATCCGTTGTTGAAGCTTTAAGACATGCATGCATTGAACAAAAGGCTTTATTAGATTTACATTGGGTAAGTGCTGAAATGATAGAAAAAAATTCAGCAGAAACTTACTTAAATGAAGTTGATGCAATTGTCGTACCCGGGGGATTTGGCAATAGAGGAGTCAATGGAAAAATTTCGGCTATAAAATTTGCAAGAGAAAATAAAATTCCCTTTTTAGGTCTTTGCCTTGGTATGCAATGTGCAGTTATAGAATGGGCCAGGAATGTAGCTAATCTTCCAGATGCATCTAGCTCAGAACTAGACCCAAATACTCCCAATCCAGTGATACATTTATTACCAGAACAGGAAGATGTAGTTGATTTAGGTGGGACAATGAGACTTGGGGTTTATCCATGTAGATTGACAAAAAATACAACTGGAAAAAACTTATATGATGAGGACGTTATTTATGAGAGACATCGACATAGATACGAATTTAATAATTACTACAAACAAAGTTTTATAAATTCTGGATACAAAATTAGTGGCACATCTCCAGATGGCAGATTAGTAGAGTTAATTGAGTTAGAAAATCATCCATACTTCTTAGCCTGTCAATATCATCCTGAGTTTTTATCACGACCTGGCAAACCTCATCCTTTATTTAAAGGATTAATAAAAGCCTCTCAAGATAAATTAACTCAATCAAATTAA
- the aspS gene encoding aspartate--tRNA ligase, whose protein sequence is MRNKICKELNNTDIGKLVNLCGWVDRRRDHGGVIFIDLRDHSGFLQITINPDDGADLFKQAETLRNETVIMVSGIINERPKDSINKNLSTGELELKVKDLQILNQIKKNLPFPVSIHDYENTKEELRLKYRYLDLRRGKLLENLKTRHKIIKVAREFLDNFGFTEVETPLLTKSTPEGARDFLVPARLSNGEFFALPQSPQLFKQLLMVGGLDKYYQIAKCFRDEDLRADRQPEFTQLDIEMSFISEEEIISFNESLIKKIWKEVLNIDFDNAFPRMSWQTAMDNYGTDRPDTRYQMLLKDLGEVLGNIGFNIFTKAIESGGSIKSITVKGGNLSISNVRIKPGGDIFQVAQDAGAGGLAFIRVKGDELETIGAIKNNLNKEHIADILRITEAQDGDLILLGAGDKQIVNQSLDRVRQYLAKDLNLIDKSKWNFLWVTDFPMFERNEEENRYEALHHPFCSPKNIKTKDPENLQKEIEDSIANAYDLVLNGLELGGGSLRIHEANLQREVLKTVGLTDKEINEKFGFLIEALEMGAPPHGGIAFGLDRIAMLIIGADSIRETIAFPKNQQAKCLLTNAPSNVSESQLKELDIEITIDE, encoded by the coding sequence ATGAGAAACAAAATTTGCAAAGAACTCAATAATACAGATATTGGTAAATTAGTTAATTTATGCGGATGGGTAGATAGAAGAAGAGATCATGGTGGTGTAATTTTTATTGATTTAAGAGACCATAGTGGATTTCTACAAATAACAATTAACCCCGATGATGGTGCAGATCTATTTAAACAAGCAGAAACTCTAAGAAATGAAACAGTAATAATGGTTAGCGGAATTATTAACGAAAGGCCAAAAGATTCAATAAATAAAAATTTAAGTACTGGAGAGTTAGAGCTTAAAGTTAAAGATTTGCAAATTCTCAACCAAATTAAAAAAAACCTACCTTTTCCAGTATCTATACATGATTATGAAAATACAAAAGAGGAACTCAGATTAAAATATAGATACCTTGATTTAAGAAGAGGTAAATTACTAGAAAATTTAAAAACAAGACATAAAATTATTAAAGTTGCTAGAGAATTTCTTGATAATTTTGGATTTACAGAAGTAGAGACTCCATTACTTACAAAATCAACTCCAGAAGGCGCTCGCGATTTTCTTGTTCCTGCTCGTCTTTCGAATGGAGAATTTTTTGCTCTGCCTCAATCCCCACAACTATTTAAACAACTTTTAATGGTGGGAGGTCTAGATAAGTATTATCAAATCGCAAAATGTTTCCGTGATGAAGACTTAAGGGCAGATAGGCAGCCAGAGTTTACTCAATTAGATATTGAAATGAGCTTTATTAGTGAAGAAGAAATAATCTCTTTTAATGAAAGTCTTATAAAAAAAATATGGAAAGAAGTATTAAATATTGATTTTGATAATGCTTTTCCAAGAATGTCATGGCAAACAGCAATGGATAATTACGGCACTGATAGACCAGACACTAGATATCAAATGTTATTAAAAGATTTAGGAGAAGTATTAGGTAATATTGGCTTTAATATTTTCACCAAGGCAATTGAGTCTGGAGGTTCTATAAAATCCATAACAGTCAAAGGAGGAAATTTAAGTATTAGCAACGTAAGAATCAAACCCGGAGGTGATATCTTCCAAGTAGCTCAAGATGCAGGAGCTGGTGGTTTGGCCTTTATAAGGGTCAAAGGAGATGAGCTTGAGACTATTGGGGCAATTAAAAATAATCTAAATAAAGAGCACATAGCTGATATTTTAAGAATCACCGAAGCGCAAGATGGAGACTTAATCCTCTTGGGTGCTGGAGATAAACAAATTGTCAACCAGTCATTAGATAGAGTGAGACAATACCTCGCAAAAGACTTAAATCTCATAGATAAAAGTAAATGGAATTTCTTATGGGTAACTGATTTCCCCATGTTTGAGAGAAATGAAGAGGAGAATAGATATGAAGCTTTACATCATCCTTTTTGTTCTCCAAAAAATATAAAAACTAAAGATCCTGAAAACTTACAAAAAGAAATAGAGGACTCAATAGCAAATGCTTATGACTTAGTTCTTAATGGCTTGGAATTAGGAGGTGGCTCTTTACGTATTCATGAAGCAAACTTGCAAAGAGAAGTTTTGAAAACGGTAGGACTTACTGATAAAGAGATTAATGAAAAATTTGGATTTTTAATAGAAGCCTTAGAAATGGGTGCTCCTCCTCATGGTGGAATAGCGTTTGGATTAGATCGTATTGCCATGCTGATCATAGGTGCAGATTCAATCAGAGAAACAATAGCGTTTCCAAAAAATCAACAAGCAAAATGTCTGCTCACAAATGCGCCTTCAAATGTCTCAGAATCACAATTAAAAGAATTAGATATTGAAATAACAATTGATGAATAA